The following coding sequences are from one Macaca nemestrina isolate mMacNem1 chromosome 1, mMacNem.hap1, whole genome shotgun sequence window:
- the LOC105495183 gene encoding uncharacterized protein yields the protein MGCGFPSGVPRTLPAPGGTKGVSFHSPLVVTFQTFEQLQTATTRQTNLFSPASSRSPAGPCTASGSDPFAGAASCVKASRNLPVSLPGRRFASFLPPEVVRALWSSWREKAGGRFLSRECPRKNPLPPLEIDIRPARAQDVGAAARKKRNKWNRQLGVVHPPPPSPGRFQGDTGERTDQARPWQREGRRQRPAAWRDSRELASAGGRIEIRLIWRLLRDRCNRELCSSGRWPASSPRVGFAECCLDGMVNGSKPAGHKAVKLQKSTLRCVLRPGATSGSFR from the exons ATGGGCT GTGGCTTTCCCAGCGGGGTACCACGTACTCTGCCCGCTCCGGGAGGAACCAAAGGGgtttcattccattctcctttGGTTGTAACATTTCAAACATTTGAGCAG CTGCAAACTGCAACTACGCGGCAAACAAATTTATTTAGCCCGGCATCTAGCCGGTCTCCGGCAGGACCCTGCACAGCGTCGGGATCGGACCCTTTCGCTGGGGCAGCCTCCTGCGTCAAGGCCAGCAGGAACCTTCCTGTCTCCCTTCCCGGCCGCCGCTTCGCCTCCTTCCTGCCCCCGGAGGTTGTGCGGGCGCTATGGTCCTCCTGGAGGGAGAAAGCCGGCGGCCGGTTCCTGAGCCGAGAGTGTCCACGGAAAAATCCTCTGCCTCCGCTGGAAATCGATATTAGGCCGGCGCGGGCGCAGGACGTCGGGGCCGCAGCCA GAAAAAAGCGCAACAAATGGAACCGGCAGCTGGGAGTTGTTCATCCTCCACCCCCTTCCCCAGGGAGGTTCCAAGGAGACACCGGGGAACGGACGGATCAGGCCCGGCCGTGGCAGAGGGAGGGTAGGAGGCAGCGACCAGCGGCGTGGAGGGATTCCAGAGAGCTAGCCTCGGCGGGCGGCAGAATCGAAATTAGGCTCATTTGGAGACTACTTCGAGACCG TTGCAACCGCGAACTCTGCAGTTCCGGGCGGTGGCCAGCCAGCTCACCCCGGGTCGGTTTCGCGGAATGCTGTCTAGACGGCATGGTAAACGGTTCGAAGCCTGCGGGCCACAAAGCTGTGAAGCTACAGAAATCAACTCTGAGATGCGTTTTACGGCCGGGTGCAACCTCGGGATCATTTAGATAA